In Corynebacterium endometrii, one DNA window encodes the following:
- a CDS encoding L-lactate dehydrogenase produces MRNSAGNKVVLIGAGDVGVAYAYALVNQGTVDHLAIIDIDEKKLQGNVMDLNHGVVWAPSRTRVTKGTYADCEDAAIVVICAGAAQKPGETRLQLVDKNVAIMNSIVGDVMASGFDGIFLVASNPVDILTYAVWRASGLPHQRVIGSGTILDSARYRYMLSEEEGIAPSSVHAYIIGEHGDSELPVVSSANIAGVHLSHLAKDHPGYEERIERIFEQTRDAAYHIIDAKGSTSYGIGMGLARITRAIIQNQGVALPVSAYLTGEYGVEDLYIGTPAVINRQGIARAIELELNAHEKERFEASAATLKKIKEEVFG; encoded by the coding sequence ATGAGGAATTCCGCGGGAAACAAAGTCGTACTTATCGGTGCCGGCGACGTGGGGGTCGCCTATGCCTACGCCCTGGTCAACCAGGGGACGGTGGACCACCTGGCCATCATCGACATCGATGAGAAGAAGCTGCAGGGCAACGTCATGGACCTCAACCACGGCGTGGTCTGGGCCCCCTCCCGCACCCGCGTGACCAAGGGCACCTACGCGGACTGTGAGGACGCCGCGATTGTGGTCATCTGCGCCGGCGCCGCCCAAAAGCCGGGCGAGACCCGCCTGCAGCTGGTGGACAAAAACGTGGCCATCATGAATTCCATCGTGGGGGACGTCATGGCCTCCGGCTTTGACGGGATCTTCCTTGTCGCCTCCAACCCGGTGGACATCCTGACGTATGCGGTGTGGAGGGCCTCCGGGCTGCCGCACCAGCGCGTGATTGGCTCCGGGACCATCCTGGACTCCGCGCGCTACCGCTACATGCTGTCCGAGGAGGAGGGAATCGCGCCGTCCTCCGTTCACGCCTACATCATCGGCGAGCACGGCGACTCCGAGCTCCCCGTGGTCTCATCCGCCAACATTGCCGGCGTCCACCTATCCCACTTGGCCAAAGACCACCCCGGCTACGAGGAACGCATCGAGAGGATCTTTGAGCAGACCCGCGATGCGGCCTACCACATCATCGATGCGAAGGGATCAACCTCTTATGGCATCGGCATGGGGCTTGCCCGAATCACGCGCGCGATTATCCAAAACCAGGGCGTGGCGCTTCCAGTCTCCGCGTACCTGACCGGCGAATACGGCGTGGAGGACCTCTATATCGGTACCCCTGCCGTGATTAACCGCCAGGGCATAGCCCGCGCCATTGAACTAGAATTGAACGCGCATGAAAAGGAGCGTTTCGAGGCTTCGGCCGCGACGCTGAAGAAAATCAAAGAAGAAGTGTTCGGCTAG
- the msrA gene encoding peptide-methionine (S)-S-oxide reductase MsrA translates to MSFLFKPEPKIVAASEALEGRAEPINPEPANHAVLGTPLTGLEEGQAELYVGIGCFWGAEKMYWQQPGVIATAVGYAGGTTPNPTYYEVCRGLTNHAEVVRVVYNPAEVSLRELVVLALEAHDPTQGFRQGNDVGTQYRSAFYVHTEREREEVQGLVDAYADKLKAHGFGETTTEVRLLSATDAAQFFLAEEEHQQYLHKNPGGYCPHHSTGVACG, encoded by the coding sequence ATGTCGTTTCTGTTTAAACCGGAGCCAAAGATTGTGGCGGCGTCGGAGGCGCTAGAGGGGCGGGCCGAGCCCATCAACCCAGAGCCCGCCAACCATGCCGTGCTGGGCACGCCGCTGACCGGGCTAGAGGAGGGCCAGGCGGAGCTGTACGTGGGAATCGGCTGTTTCTGGGGCGCGGAAAAGATGTACTGGCAGCAGCCGGGCGTTATCGCCACGGCGGTGGGCTACGCCGGCGGGACCACGCCTAACCCCACCTATTACGAGGTCTGCCGGGGGTTGACCAACCACGCCGAGGTGGTGCGCGTGGTCTACAACCCGGCCGAGGTGTCCCTGCGCGAACTTGTGGTCCTGGCGCTCGAGGCCCACGACCCAACCCAGGGCTTTCGCCAGGGCAACGACGTGGGAACGCAGTACCGTTCCGCGTTCTACGTCCACACGGAGCGGGAGCGCGAGGAGGTGCAGGGGCTCGTGGACGCTTACGCGGACAAGCTAAAGGCCCACGGTTTCGGGGAGACCACGACGGAGGTCCGTCTGCTTTCCGCTACCGACGCCGCCCAGTTCTTCCTCGCCGAAGAAGAACACCAGCAGTACCTGCACAAAAACCCGGGCGGGTACTGCCCGCACCACTCTACGGGCGTGGCCTGCGGCTAA
- a CDS encoding superoxide dismutase, whose amino-acid sequence MAVYELPELDYAYDALEPHISAEIMELHHSKHHANYVAGANAALEALEAERNGEANADKIRAYTKNLAFNLGGHTNHTIFWKNLSPNGGGEPTGELAEAINRDFGSFDKFKAQFNAVALGLQGSGWAVLGYDHIAGRLIIEQLTDQQGNISVNFTPLLMLDMWEHAFYLQYKNVKADYVEAVWNVFNWDDVAERYAAAQK is encoded by the coding sequence ATGGCAGTATACGAACTTCCAGAACTTGACTACGCGTACGATGCTCTTGAGCCTCACATTTCCGCGGAGATCATGGAGCTGCACCACTCCAAGCACCACGCCAACTACGTAGCCGGCGCAAACGCCGCGCTTGAGGCTCTCGAGGCTGAGCGCAACGGCGAGGCCAACGCGGACAAGATCCGCGCATACACCAAGAACCTCGCGTTCAACCTGGGTGGCCACACCAACCACACCATCTTCTGGAAGAACCTTTCTCCAAACGGTGGCGGCGAGCCAACCGGCGAGCTGGCTGAGGCCATCAACCGCGACTTTGGTTCCTTCGACAAGTTCAAGGCTCAGTTCAACGCCGTAGCCCTGGGCCTGCAGGGCTCCGGCTGGGCAGTTCTTGGTTATGACCACATCGCGGGCCGCCTCATCATCGAGCAGCTGACCGACCAGCAGGGCAACATCTCCGTAAACTTCACCCCGCTGCTGATGCTCGATATGTGGGAGCACGCTTTCTACCTGCAGTACAAGAACGTTAAGGCTGACTACGTTGAGGCCGTATGGAACGTCTTCAACTGGGATGACGTAGCAGAGCGCTACGCAGCCGCACAGAAGTAA
- a CDS encoding LysR family transcriptional regulator: MQFDDVRGFVAVAESLHVGAAADRLGLSQSALTRRIQRLEAALGADLFDRSGRQLALNARGDAFLPHARGMLASWRAGADSVSRLMDPERGTVRLDFMHSLGTWMVPDLLRGYRAHHPHVDIRLHQGAAQELVDRVRAGHSDLALVGPRPDAPDLGWHQLELQRLAVRVPEGHWAAGRDCVAMADLAEEDFIGMLPGYGTRMLLDALAAEAGFTPRLVFESMELTTVAGLVTAGLGCALLPLDDPYLGAENLVPIEPPRYRELGLVWKPGAPAPPVDQFRAFVTG; the protein is encoded by the coding sequence ATGCAATTTGACGACGTCCGCGGTTTCGTTGCCGTGGCCGAATCCCTCCACGTTGGCGCCGCCGCAGACCGTTTGGGGCTGTCCCAATCCGCGCTTACCCGCCGCATCCAGCGGCTCGAGGCCGCGCTGGGCGCCGATCTTTTCGATCGTTCCGGGCGCCAGCTGGCGCTCAACGCCCGCGGGGACGCATTCCTGCCGCACGCGCGCGGCATGCTGGCCTCGTGGCGAGCGGGCGCGGACAGCGTCTCCCGCCTGATGGATCCAGAAAGGGGCACCGTGCGCCTGGATTTCATGCACTCGCTGGGCACGTGGATGGTCCCCGACCTACTCCGCGGGTACCGGGCGCACCATCCCCACGTCGATATCCGGCTCCACCAGGGCGCGGCGCAGGAGCTGGTGGACCGGGTCCGCGCCGGGCACTCTGATTTAGCGCTGGTTGGCCCGCGCCCTGACGCCCCCGACCTGGGCTGGCACCAGCTCGAACTCCAGCGTCTGGCCGTGAGGGTGCCAGAGGGCCATTGGGCCGCCGGACGCGATTGCGTTGCGATGGCCGATCTGGCCGAGGAGGATTTCATTGGCATGCTCCCCGGCTATGGCACCCGCATGCTCCTTGACGCGCTTGCCGCCGAGGCGGGCTTTACCCCGCGCCTCGTCTTCGAATCGATGGAGCTAACCACCGTGGCGGGGCTAGTGACCGCGGGGCTGGGGTGCGCGCTGCTGCCGCTCGATGACCCCTATTTGGGCGCGGAGAACCTGGTCCCCATTGAACCACCCCGCTACAGGGAGTTGGGTTTGGTCTGGAAACCCGGCGCCCCTGCCCCGCCGGTGGATCAGTTCCGCGCCTTCGTTACGGGCTAG
- a CDS encoding MFS transporter: MNNQAVLRNPNEAQRTKRAITAMLCVGLAIFSGLYSTQAILPELVGQLNLTFTEAAMTVSAATGALAVCVVPASILSERFGRGRLLLFSVFAAMAVGLAVPLASNAWQLIALRGLQGALLAGAPATAMAWLAEELDDRVLPRAMGIYIAGTSIGGLSGRLVPAAVLEFAGWRAALLGSALTSLTFAIIAVILLPRQRNFHAKEIYFRAEFQAMVHHWRNPHLAGLFIIAFLAMGSFVSIYNFVSFRFIEDFGLPASLVGMVFLMYLFGTWSSARAGRFVAEYGYGRTLTASAVLYLAGIVMMLGGLALTIAGLLLFTIGFFAVHSTASGWVGHLAHADRAEASSMYVFCYYFGSSVLGTFAGSAFANFSWAGFIALFAGLLTLLVVIGAALTRRVEAPQ, translated from the coding sequence ATGAATAACCAGGCCGTATTGAGGAACCCAAACGAGGCGCAGCGTACCAAGCGTGCCATCACCGCGATGCTGTGCGTGGGCCTGGCCATCTTTTCCGGCCTGTATTCCACCCAAGCCATCCTGCCGGAGCTGGTGGGGCAGCTAAACCTCACCTTCACCGAGGCCGCGATGACCGTCTCCGCCGCCACCGGCGCGCTGGCGGTGTGCGTGGTTCCGGCCTCCATACTTTCGGAGCGCTTCGGCCGCGGCAGGCTGCTGCTCTTCTCCGTCTTCGCCGCAATGGCCGTGGGGCTGGCCGTCCCGCTGGCAAGTAACGCCTGGCAGCTCATCGCGCTGCGCGGCCTCCAGGGCGCGCTGCTCGCCGGCGCCCCGGCGACGGCCATGGCCTGGTTGGCGGAGGAGCTCGATGACAGGGTGCTCCCGCGGGCCATGGGCATCTATATCGCCGGTACGTCCATCGGCGGGCTGAGCGGCCGCCTGGTGCCAGCCGCGGTCCTGGAGTTCGCGGGCTGGCGCGCGGCCCTGCTGGGTTCCGCGTTGACCTCGCTGACGTTCGCCATCATCGCGGTCATCCTGCTGCCCCGCCAGCGTAATTTCCACGCCAAGGAGATCTACTTCCGCGCGGAATTCCAGGCCATGGTCCACCACTGGCGCAACCCCCACTTGGCGGGGCTTTTCATCATCGCGTTCTTGGCGATGGGCTCGTTCGTCTCCATCTACAACTTCGTGTCATTCCGTTTCATCGAGGACTTTGGGCTGCCGGCTTCGCTTGTGGGCATGGTATTCCTGATGTACCTGTTCGGCACCTGGTCCTCCGCACGCGCGGGGCGCTTCGTCGCGGAGTACGGCTACGGCCGCACCCTCACCGCCTCCGCCGTCTTATATTTGGCGGGCATCGTCATGATGCTCGGCGGCCTCGCCCTGACCATCGCGGGCCTGCTGCTGTTTACCATTGGCTTTTTCGCCGTCCACTCCACCGCGTCCGGCTGGGTGGGCCACCTCGCCCACGCCGATCGCGCCGAGGCCTCCTCCATGTACGTCTTCTGCTATTACTTTGGTTCATCCGTCCTGGGCACCTTCGCCGGAAGCGCCTTCGCCAATTTCAGCTGGGCCGGCTTCATCGCGCTGTTCGCCGGGCTGCTGACGCTGCTCGTGGTGATCGGCGCCGCGCTCACTCGCCGAGTCGAGGCACCCCAGTAG
- a CDS encoding TM0106 family RecB-like putative nuclease, whose amino-acid sequence MPHTHLSQARAVRAEAGRLAVLSKLPSRPDSRAKRFRRIDLGPLGPVPEEELFYRYLSTLEAMAAGYTHITGGVLETGNLVAPVDILLREGEAYTPINVSNHRVERKSPKHTCYSVPTYRLGLSEPLEVGYKLRHKATDSVRLAVAARALRELGVDSGRGGYVGQDRDRVFFQATDTLEQSLNSALAVPVPDMPRRTKECASCRFWDMCEPELVAADDLSLFLPGERGLKYRERGIHTVQALIDAGLGEPSQLAAAWRAGVPLLKRAAVPEVPRADVEVDVDMEAYLDQGAYLWGAWYEGEYYPFVTWEPLGGRAEAANFEEFWTWLMGLREKAHAQGKTFKAYCYSAHGENHWMIMSAQRFGTPALEEVNAFIASEDWVDLFTYVKRAFAGPFGLSLKTVAPVAGFHWDVDDFDGEESVAARRVALAGDMESRERLLTYNADDVQATLAVREWMSAGATGVPRLGE is encoded by the coding sequence ATGCCTCACACTCACCTCTCCCAGGCCCGCGCCGTCCGTGCCGAGGCCGGCCGCCTCGCCGTCCTGTCCAAGCTGCCATCCCGCCCGGATTCCCGCGCCAAGCGGTTCCGCCGCATCGACTTAGGCCCGCTGGGGCCGGTGCCGGAGGAGGAGCTGTTCTACCGCTACCTGTCCACGCTTGAGGCCATGGCCGCCGGCTATACCCACATAACCGGCGGGGTTTTGGAGACCGGCAATCTCGTGGCGCCAGTGGATATCCTGCTGCGGGAGGGGGAGGCCTACACGCCTATTAATGTCTCCAACCACCGGGTGGAGCGTAAGAGTCCTAAGCACACCTGTTATTCGGTGCCCACATACCGCCTGGGGCTCTCCGAGCCGCTCGAGGTGGGCTACAAGCTCCGGCATAAGGCTACCGATAGCGTGCGCCTTGCCGTAGCGGCCCGTGCGCTGCGCGAGCTGGGGGTTGACTCGGGCCGGGGCGGATACGTAGGCCAGGATCGCGACAGGGTCTTCTTCCAGGCTACGGACACGTTGGAGCAATCCTTAAACTCCGCGCTGGCGGTCCCCGTACCGGACATGCCCCGCCGCACAAAGGAGTGCGCAAGCTGCAGGTTCTGGGACATGTGCGAGCCTGAACTCGTAGCCGCCGATGACTTGAGCCTCTTCCTGCCGGGAGAGCGCGGCTTGAAGTACCGGGAGCGGGGCATCCACACCGTCCAGGCCCTCATCGATGCGGGGCTTGGGGAGCCGTCCCAGTTGGCGGCGGCGTGGCGGGCGGGCGTCCCGCTGCTCAAGCGCGCCGCTGTGCCCGAGGTCCCCCGCGCCGACGTGGAAGTCGACGTGGACATGGAGGCCTACCTCGACCAGGGCGCGTACCTGTGGGGCGCGTGGTATGAGGGTGAGTACTATCCCTTCGTTACGTGGGAGCCGCTGGGCGGGCGTGCCGAGGCGGCAAATTTTGAGGAATTCTGGACCTGGCTTATGGGCCTGCGGGAAAAGGCGCACGCGCAGGGCAAGACTTTCAAGGCTTATTGTTATTCCGCGCACGGCGAGAATCATTGGATGATCATGTCCGCGCAGCGCTTCGGCACGCCGGCGTTAGAGGAGGTCAATGCGTTTATCGCGTCCGAGGATTGGGTGGACCTTTTCACCTACGTCAAGCGCGCCTTCGCCGGGCCGTTTGGCCTGAGCCTGAAGACGGTGGCGCCCGTGGCCGGGTTCCACTGGGATGTGGATGATTTCGATGGGGAAGAGTCCGTGGCCGCACGTCGCGTAGCGCTGGCCGGTGACATGGAGTCCCGGGAACGCCTCCTGACCTACAACGCGGACGATGTTCAGGCCACGCTCGCGGTCCGTGAGTGGATGAGCGCCGGGGCTACTGGGGTGCCTCGACTCGGCGAGTGA
- a CDS encoding DUF6474 family protein, with the protein MSILKNFRRTRAAAKAELKAAKARTKSQVKAANKANKRQQKLLAKQEKALIKSEEKGLKKRRKHEYKMAKKELEKIKAGKFNAQTISRYASALRTAAPLLLPLVYRGITAARGRAEDTRAKQAGVTPSQLASFSGHGASLKARIQGIRNSLENTALPAGFQRDVKDRLEELDAAVDNAEFMTPQQRTRAHNTINNDIDTVTNEIQQRLVKEG; encoded by the coding sequence GTGAGCATTCTGAAGAACTTCCGCCGCACCCGCGCCGCCGCAAAAGCTGAGCTTAAGGCGGCCAAGGCCCGCACGAAGTCCCAGGTTAAGGCCGCGAACAAGGCAAACAAACGCCAGCAGAAGCTACTAGCCAAGCAGGAGAAGGCTCTCATTAAGTCCGAGGAAAAGGGCCTGAAGAAGCGGCGCAAGCACGAATACAAGATGGCCAAGAAGGAACTTGAGAAGATCAAGGCCGGCAAATTTAATGCGCAGACCATCTCCCGCTACGCCAGCGCCCTGCGCACCGCCGCCCCTCTCCTGCTGCCTCTGGTCTACCGCGGAATTACCGCGGCACGCGGCCGCGCTGAAGACACCCGCGCCAAGCAGGCCGGCGTGACCCCGTCCCAGCTGGCTTCCTTCTCCGGCCACGGCGCGTCCTTGAAGGCGCGCATTCAGGGAATCCGCAATTCCCTGGAAAATACTGCACTGCCTGCGGGTTTCCAGCGTGACGTTAAGGACCGCCTCGAGGAACTGGACGCGGCTGTTGACAACGCCGAATTCATGACCCCCCAGCAGCGCACCCGCGCGCACAACACCATCAACAATGACATTGACACCGTCACCAATGAGATTCAGCAGCGCCTGGTAAAGGAAGGCTAA
- a CDS encoding histone-like nucleoid-structuring protein Lsr2: MARREVTQFYDDLDHTLIAEDELEVVRFSIDGKNYLIDLSRENARKFHDLLEPYVQAARQAPEKDYRRVDPAEIRQWARLQGIPVAHRGKIPHNIIDAYNEANSR; encoded by the coding sequence ATGGCCCGCCGCGAAGTAACCCAGTTCTATGACGATCTTGACCACACGCTTATCGCCGAAGATGAGCTGGAGGTTGTCCGCTTTAGCATCGACGGCAAAAACTATCTGATTGACCTCTCCCGCGAAAACGCCCGCAAGTTCCACGACCTTCTGGAACCTTACGTGCAGGCCGCTCGCCAGGCGCCGGAGAAGGACTACCGGCGCGTCGACCCGGCGGAGATTCGGCAGTGGGCTCGCCTGCAGGGCATCCCCGTTGCCCACCGCGGCAAGATTCCCCACAACATCATCGATGCATACAACGAGGCAAACTCCCGCTAA
- a CDS encoding LuxR C-terminal-related transcriptional regulator produces MIRVLLADDHEIVRLGLRAILEEAEDIEVVGEVATAEAAIATAQAGSIDVVLMDLRFGAGIEGTRVLGGAEATKTIRDTMDNPPKVLVVTNYDTDADILGAIESGAVGYLLKDAPPAELVAAVRSAAEGDSALSPMVADRLMTRVRTPRTSLTPRELEVLKLVASGASNREIGQELMLSEATVKSHLVHIYDKLGVRSRTSAVAAAREQGVL; encoded by the coding sequence TTGATTAGGGTATTGCTTGCAGATGACCACGAGATTGTGCGCTTAGGCTTGCGTGCCATCCTCGAAGAAGCAGAGGATATTGAGGTCGTGGGTGAGGTAGCCACCGCGGAGGCTGCTATTGCCACCGCGCAGGCCGGCAGCATCGACGTGGTGCTCATGGACCTGCGCTTCGGGGCGGGCATCGAAGGCACCCGGGTGCTGGGCGGTGCGGAGGCCACCAAGACAATCCGCGATACCATGGATAATCCGCCAAAGGTCTTGGTAGTGACGAACTATGACACGGACGCAGACATCCTGGGCGCCATCGAATCCGGCGCGGTGGGCTATTTGCTCAAGGATGCGCCGCCGGCGGAGCTCGTGGCCGCGGTGCGTTCCGCGGCCGAGGGCGACTCGGCCCTCTCGCCCATGGTGGCTGACCGTCTCATGACTCGGGTGCGCACGCCGCGCACGTCGTTGACTCCGCGCGAGCTGGAGGTGCTTAAGCTGGTGGCCTCGGGTGCCTCGAACCGCGAGATTGGCCAGGAGCTCATGCTTTCCGAGGCCACCGTGAAGTCCCACCTAGTCCACATCTATGACAAGTTGGGCGTGCGCTCCCGCACTTCCGCCGTGGCGGCGGCCCGCGAGCAGGGTGTGCTGTAA